One genomic window of Moorella glycerini includes the following:
- the hisG gene encoding ATP phosphoribosyltransferase, translated as MVTDVLTLALPKGKLGEDALQLLQQAGLPVDGVATEARQLVFTFPVDRVRYLICRPTDVPTYVEHGAADLGIVGKDTLAETGADVFELVDLGFGYCRFVVAAPRQRWEEAGRSLETLLAGSRRVATKFPRVAAAFFQERGLPVEIIKLHGNIELAPLVGLADLIVDIVSTGRTLKENDLVEVVPIFPSTARLIANRVSYRINYQRLRPVIEALRRAAAQGGAGIATCSCG; from the coding sequence ATGGTCACCGACGTGCTGACGCTGGCCTTGCCCAAGGGCAAGCTGGGCGAAGATGCCTTACAGTTATTGCAGCAGGCCGGGCTCCCGGTAGATGGCGTGGCCACCGAAGCACGGCAACTGGTCTTTACTTTCCCGGTAGACCGGGTACGTTACCTGATCTGCCGTCCCACGGACGTACCGACCTATGTGGAACACGGGGCCGCCGACCTGGGGATTGTCGGCAAGGATACCCTGGCGGAGACCGGGGCCGATGTCTTTGAGCTGGTGGACCTGGGGTTTGGCTATTGCCGTTTTGTCGTAGCCGCGCCCCGGCAGCGCTGGGAAGAAGCCGGCCGGTCCCTGGAAACCCTGCTGGCCGGCAGCCGCCGGGTGGCCACCAAGTTTCCCAGGGTAGCAGCAGCCTTTTTCCAGGAGCGAGGCCTGCCGGTGGAAATAATCAAGCTCCACGGCAATATCGAGCTCGCCCCCCTGGTGGGACTGGCCGACCTGATTGTGGATATTGTATCTACCGGGCGGACCTTAAAGGAAAATGACCTAGTGGAAGTGGTCCCCATTTTTCCCTCCACCGCTCGTTTGATTGCCAACCGGGTCAGTTACCGGATCAATTACCAGCGCCTGCGGCCCGTAATAGAAGCCTTAAGGCGGGCGGCTGCTCAAGGGGGTGCCGGGATTGCTACCTGTTCTTGCGGGTGA
- a CDS encoding GerAB/ArcD/ProY family transporter: protein MREEGYISPRQAAVLLWFAVLPTAILFLPSLLALRAHQDAWLSVIMATLAAGAVALVVYLLAQRFPHHTLFQYCELILGPVTGKMVALIFVLAFFLLDAVVIREFSEFLVTAVMPETPALFFGLSIVAVAVYAVRNGLEVIARCTDFILPLMVTFIAIVLLFATPEMMPRNIFPVLENGFRPVLGGALVTWSFLGQVVILAAYGAFVNPPRALRASLISGLLGIAFFLSLVTMGTILVFGCCEAARLTFAAYALARVVSLGQFFERIEALFLAIWVGGVFIKITLNLYVVSLGLATVTGLKEYRPLVAPLGALNVAVAALLYRNISEIRHDLLLVEPGWTLTWQLILPLFLLVMAWLRGKRRTGI from the coding sequence ATGCGGGAAGAAGGCTACATCAGTCCCCGCCAGGCGGCGGTCCTGTTGTGGTTTGCCGTCCTGCCCACGGCCATTCTTTTTCTACCGTCCCTGCTGGCCCTGCGGGCCCACCAGGACGCCTGGCTGTCGGTCATAATGGCCACCCTGGCAGCCGGCGCGGTGGCGCTGGTTGTCTACCTGCTGGCCCAGCGTTTCCCCCACCACACCCTTTTCCAGTACTGCGAGTTGATTTTAGGCCCTGTGACGGGTAAAATGGTGGCCCTGATCTTTGTCCTGGCCTTTTTCCTGCTGGATGCGGTAGTTATCCGGGAGTTCAGCGAGTTCCTGGTCACGGCGGTTATGCCGGAAACGCCGGCTTTATTCTTCGGCCTCAGTATCGTCGCCGTGGCCGTCTATGCCGTCCGTAACGGGCTGGAGGTCATTGCCCGGTGCACGGATTTTATCCTGCCCCTGATGGTGACCTTTATTGCCATTGTTCTCCTCTTTGCCACGCCGGAAATGATGCCCCGGAATATCTTTCCTGTCCTGGAAAACGGCTTCCGGCCGGTCCTGGGGGGCGCCCTGGTGACCTGGAGCTTCCTGGGCCAGGTAGTTATCCTAGCCGCCTACGGTGCCTTCGTTAACCCGCCCCGGGCCCTGAGAGCCAGCCTGATCAGCGGGCTGCTGGGGATAGCCTTTTTCCTCAGCCTGGTGACCATGGGCACCATTCTTGTATTCGGCTGCTGCGAAGCCGCCCGCCTGACCTTTGCCGCTTATGCCCTGGCGCGGGTGGTTTCCCTGGGGCAGTTTTTTGAGCGCATCGAAGCCCTGTTCCTGGCCATCTGGGTAGGGGGGGTATTTATTAAAATAACCCTTAACCTCTATGTAGTGTCCCTGGGCCTGGCCACCGTAACCGGGCTCAAGGAGTACCGCCCCCTGGTTGCCCCCCTGGGGGCATTAAATGTTGCCGTAGCGGCCCTCCTTTACCGGAACATCAGCGAGATCCGCCACGACCTGCTCCTGGTAGAACCGGGATGGACCCTGACCTGGCAGCTTATTTTACCCTTATTTTTGCTGGTGATGGCCTGGCTGCGGGGTAAAAGGAGGACGGGTATATGA
- the hisD gene encoding histidinol dehydrogenase, translating to MLPVLAGEEVRRRWAGRLLAQLDVAARVRDIITAVRAEGQAAVERYTRELDGVDLKKAGFRVTAGEIKAAYEAVTPELREAIQKARDNIAAYHRRELRGSWMEADAGGTILGQICRPLKRVGLYVPGGTAAYPSSVLMTAVPARVAGVEEIALATPPRRDGTLPPLLLVAAAEAGVREIYKMGGAQAVAALAYGTEAVAPVAKIAGPGNIYVTLAKKEVYGAVDIDMLAGPSEIVVIADAGARPDWVAADLLSQAEHDALAGAVLITPEASLARAVVEEVARQVETLPRREIAARSLANYGACVVVPHLEAALDLANALAPEHLELYVAEPWSWLGRVENAGAIFLGPYSSEPLGDYWAGPSHVLPTGGTARFYSPLSVATFMKKSSLIAAGPAYLKAAGSSIQALARAEGLEGHARAIELRLQEGDRNDSRGLD from the coding sequence TTGCTACCTGTTCTTGCGGGTGAAGAAGTGCGGCGCCGCTGGGCCGGCCGGCTGCTGGCCCAGCTCGATGTAGCCGCGAGGGTACGGGATATTATTACCGCTGTCAGGGCGGAAGGCCAGGCAGCCGTAGAACGTTACACCCGTGAGCTGGATGGAGTTGATCTCAAAAAGGCCGGTTTCCGCGTGACGGCCGGGGAGATTAAGGCTGCTTATGAAGCCGTTACCCCTGAACTGCGGGAGGCCATTCAAAAGGCCCGGGATAATATTGCTGCCTACCACCGCCGTGAGCTGCGGGGTTCCTGGATGGAGGCGGATGCCGGCGGCACCATCCTGGGCCAGATCTGCCGTCCTTTAAAGCGGGTGGGCCTTTACGTACCCGGCGGTACGGCTGCTTATCCTTCGTCGGTATTAATGACCGCCGTACCGGCCCGGGTGGCCGGGGTTGAGGAAATAGCCCTGGCGACGCCGCCGCGGCGGGACGGTACCCTGCCGCCCCTGCTCCTGGTGGCGGCCGCGGAGGCCGGGGTAAGGGAGATCTATAAAATGGGCGGGGCCCAGGCCGTAGCCGCCCTGGCCTACGGGACGGAAGCAGTGGCCCCGGTGGCTAAGATTGCCGGCCCGGGGAATATTTATGTTACCCTGGCCAAGAAGGAAGTCTATGGGGCAGTTGATATTGACATGCTGGCGGGGCCCAGTGAAATCGTGGTCATTGCCGATGCTGGCGCCCGGCCGGACTGGGTGGCGGCCGACCTCCTCTCCCAGGCGGAGCACGACGCCCTGGCCGGGGCGGTCCTGATCACGCCGGAAGCCAGCCTGGCCCGGGCGGTGGTAGAGGAAGTCGCCCGCCAGGTGGAGACCCTGCCCCGGCGGGAGATAGCTGCCCGCTCCCTGGCAAATTATGGTGCGTGCGTGGTAGTGCCCCATCTCGAGGCCGCCCTGGACCTGGCCAATGCCCTGGCTCCAGAGCACCTGGAACTGTACGTGGCCGAACCCTGGTCCTGGCTGGGCCGGGTGGAAAATGCCGGGGCGATTTTCCTGGGGCCTTACAGTTCCGAGCCCCTGGGGGACTACTGGGCCGGGCCCAGCCATGTTTTACCTACCGGCGGCACGGCCAGGTTTTATTCACCTTTAAGTGTCGCTACTTTTATGAAGAAAAGCAGCCTCATTGCCGCCGGTCCCGCCTACCTGAAGGCGGCCGGGAGCTCGATCCAGGCCCTGGCCCGGGCCGAAGGCCTGGAGGGTCATGCCCGGGCCATTGAGCTGCGGCTGCAGGAAGGGGATAGAAATGACTCGCGAGGCCTTGATTGA
- the hisZ gene encoding ATP phosphoribosyltransferase regulatory subunit, with translation MKVVAGNWNNLQVPAGVRDLLPAEAAALRELEQELVAFFQSWGYQEVLTPTFEFVETFQAGSPAGDEGRLYKFIDRQGRVLTLRPEMTAPIARLVATSLRREALPLRLCYSARVFRYEEPQAGRLREFHQAGVELIGAGGVAADGEIIALAVETLLQAGLQDFRLGIGQVAVTKGVLQDLGLPQEAVARIKVALAGKDLVGLERLVDEYNLTGSKRRQLELLATLHGGKEALEEARANFIQTGAAAALVGLERVWQALAAYGLEKWLFIDLGILRDFDYYTGIVFEGYVPGLGVPVCGGGRYDGLLGQFGYPCPATGFALGLERVLMARCVRQGAGQGEGYLVAGRDLAAVLGRARELRRPGVTVIMDGQSQNRQEAAARAAARGLALVWVD, from the coding sequence GTGAAGGTAGTGGCCGGCAACTGGAACAATCTCCAGGTACCGGCGGGGGTGCGGGACCTGCTGCCGGCAGAGGCGGCTGCCCTCAGGGAACTGGAGCAGGAACTGGTGGCTTTCTTTCAAAGTTGGGGTTACCAGGAAGTGCTGACCCCGACTTTTGAATTTGTGGAAACCTTCCAGGCCGGGTCTCCGGCCGGGGATGAAGGCAGGCTGTACAAATTTATCGACCGCCAGGGGCGGGTCCTCACTTTACGGCCGGAGATGACGGCGCCCATTGCCCGCCTGGTGGCTACGTCGTTACGGCGTGAGGCTTTACCTTTACGCCTGTGTTACAGCGCCAGGGTCTTTCGCTATGAAGAACCACAGGCCGGGCGCCTGCGGGAATTTCACCAGGCCGGGGTGGAGCTTATTGGCGCCGGGGGTGTGGCGGCCGATGGGGAGATTATTGCCCTGGCGGTAGAAACCTTGCTGCAGGCCGGCTTGCAGGACTTCCGTTTGGGCATCGGCCAGGTGGCCGTCACCAAGGGGGTACTCCAGGACCTGGGCCTGCCCCAGGAGGCGGTGGCGAGAATTAAAGTAGCCCTGGCCGGCAAGGACCTGGTGGGGCTGGAGCGGCTGGTCGACGAGTATAACCTGACGGGGTCGAAAAGGCGGCAGTTGGAACTCCTCGCCACTTTACATGGCGGTAAAGAGGCCCTGGAGGAAGCCCGGGCCAATTTTATCCAGACCGGGGCGGCCGCCGCCCTGGTCGGCCTGGAAAGGGTATGGCAGGCGCTGGCAGCTTACGGGCTGGAAAAGTGGCTCTTCATTGACCTGGGTATTTTACGGGATTTTGATTATTACACCGGCATCGTTTTTGAAGGTTATGTACCGGGCCTGGGAGTACCCGTCTGCGGCGGCGGACGTTACGATGGCCTGCTGGGCCAGTTTGGTTACCCCTGCCCGGCCACCGGCTTTGCCCTGGGACTGGAGCGGGTGCTCATGGCCCGGTGCGTGAGGCAGGGAGCCGGACAGGGTGAGGGTTACCTGGTGGCGGGCCGGGACCTGGCGGCAGTTTTGGGCCGGGCGCGGGAATTGCGCCGGCCGGGGGTAACGGTAATTATGGATGGGCAAAGTCAAAACCGCCAGGAAGCAGCGGCCCGGGCCGCCGCCCGGGGGTTAGCCCTGGTTTGGGTGGATTAG
- a CDS encoding Ger(x)C family spore germination protein, producing the protein MRARLRLTLALFLLALMLPGLAGCWSRHEIEELAIVMAVALDAVPGDQVRLSVYVAIPRTIAGGPSMGGGAGGEPPKAGEVISATGSDFAQAARRLEDMVPRRLLWAQNRVLILGEELARQGFHYLDHFTRERQMRLTTPVLVTRGEARKVLELPPGIELMPGTILTGILRNRTTFKVELKDLLAMWEAPGDNPVLPQVVMTPTPEQESREVRSDGDDRGQKGGNKEEGKKKPPEAVAIKGAGAFRDDRLIGWLDERETSGLMWLRGEVREGVITVTLPAQAGGRGPGQASVIFHRASTEVKSRVEGSQVTFNVAIRGDCDLTEATVSLNPDRPEHLAAIQEAVNRAVEERVLAAVGRAQQEIRADIFGLGETLHRSNVRYWRQVQDRWNEEFTRAKIQVKVDLYLNRLGMTNRTPGKTLDIGGKGATQGRTR; encoded by the coding sequence ATGAGGGCCCGGCTGCGCTTAACCCTGGCCCTTTTTTTACTGGCCCTTATGTTGCCCGGGCTTGCGGGCTGCTGGAGCCGCCACGAGATTGAAGAGCTGGCCATTGTCATGGCTGTAGCCCTGGATGCCGTCCCCGGGGATCAGGTGCGCCTGAGTGTTTATGTTGCTATTCCCCGGACCATAGCCGGCGGGCCGTCCATGGGCGGGGGCGCCGGCGGGGAACCGCCCAAAGCGGGAGAAGTCATCAGCGCCACCGGCAGCGACTTTGCCCAGGCGGCCCGCCGCCTGGAGGACATGGTCCCGCGGCGCCTGCTATGGGCCCAGAACCGGGTGTTGATTCTTGGCGAGGAACTGGCCCGGCAGGGTTTCCATTACCTGGACCACTTTACCCGGGAGCGGCAGATGCGCCTGACGACCCCGGTATTGGTTACCCGGGGCGAAGCGCGCAAGGTGCTGGAATTGCCACCGGGCATTGAGTTAATGCCCGGGACGATTTTAACCGGTATCCTGCGCAACCGGACTACCTTTAAGGTAGAATTAAAAGACCTCCTGGCCATGTGGGAGGCGCCGGGGGATAACCCCGTCCTGCCCCAGGTGGTCATGACGCCGACGCCGGAGCAGGAAAGCCGCGAGGTGAGAAGCGACGGTGATGATAGGGGCCAGAAGGGCGGTAACAAGGAAGAGGGTAAAAAGAAACCACCCGAGGCCGTGGCCATTAAAGGTGCCGGGGCTTTCCGCGACGACCGCCTGATCGGCTGGCTGGATGAACGGGAAACCAGCGGCCTCATGTGGCTGCGGGGGGAAGTAAGGGAGGGGGTTATTACCGTAACGCTGCCAGCACAGGCCGGGGGTAGGGGCCCGGGGCAAGCTTCGGTTATTTTTCACCGCGCCTCTACGGAGGTTAAATCCCGGGTTGAAGGTAGCCAGGTAACTTTTAACGTGGCAATCCGGGGCGACTGTGACTTAACGGAAGCTACAGTTAGCCTGAACCCCGACCGGCCGGAACACCTGGCGGCCATCCAGGAGGCTGTCAACAGGGCCGTGGAAGAGCGGGTTCTGGCTGCCGTGGGCAGGGCCCAGCAGGAAATCCGGGCGGACATCTTTGGTCTTGGCGAAACCCTGCACCGCAGCAATGTTCGCTACTGGCGCCAGGTCCAGGACCGCTGGAACGAAGAGTTTACCCGGGCTAAAATCCAGGTTAAGGTGGATTTGTATCTGAACCGGCTGGGAATGACCAACAGGACACCAGGTAAAACCCTGGATATTGGCGGCAAGGGCGCCACCCAGGGCAGGACCAGGTAG
- a CDS encoding YerC/YecD family TrpR-related protein produces MGRDKLQDPQVDELFRAILALENLDECYRFFEDLCTTAEIKAMAQRLAVARYLRQGVTYSAIAAATGASTATISRVKRFLNYGADGYNLILDRLDKRE; encoded by the coding sequence ATGGGCCGGGATAAGTTGCAGGACCCCCAGGTTGATGAACTTTTTCGCGCCATATTAGCCCTGGAGAACCTGGATGAATGTTACCGCTTCTTTGAAGACCTGTGTACTACCGCTGAAATCAAGGCCATGGCCCAGCGCCTGGCCGTAGCCCGCTACTTACGCCAGGGGGTTACCTATTCGGCCATTGCCGCCGCTACAGGGGCCAGTACAGCCACCATCAGCCGGGTCAAGCGTTTTTTAAACTATGGCGCCGACGGCTACAACCTCATCCTGGATCGCCTGGATAAAAGGGAGTAA
- a CDS encoding spore germination protein → MPGPYRKPLRAALFRRRQPPGQQDKQGQSRGSKAQKAPYPPLEAYQLTAELKLNLEQLQRIFAKCSDVVHRDFYLGQAIKAAIFYIDGLADKKLIEDTLMRTLQQAPPQLARDLADKTRELAAVMETVMPMTDVAVVDNMGAVVKHVLDGDTVLLLDGYNKGVALSTRSWEHRAIDEPITESVVRGPRESFIESLRTNTALLRRRLKTPSLKMELVCLGRYTMTNIVITYIEDLADPAVVREVRQRLERIQIDGILESAYIEELIEDNPSSPFPQIDHTERPDKVVAALLEGRVGILVDNTPFALIVPTLFVQFIQSSEDYYERYYLSSFLRLARFVALNIALLLPAAYVAVSTFHQEMLPTNLLVKLASQREGIPFPAVVEAIMLELTFELLREAGVRLPRPVGQALSIVGALVIGEAAVSAGLVSPSMVIVVALTGISSFAIPSFAMAITLRLLRFIMLILAGTLGFYGIMLGLLAILVHLNTLRSFGVPYLAPVTPWNFSDFKDVLVRVPRWAMNSRPSQIGYRDPVRQGAGLKPTPPASSNPPPGEGRS, encoded by the coding sequence TTGCCCGGTCCTTACCGCAAACCCCTGCGGGCGGCCCTCTTCCGCCGCCGGCAGCCTCCGGGACAGCAGGATAAACAGGGCCAGTCCCGGGGCAGTAAGGCTCAAAAGGCACCTTACCCGCCCCTGGAGGCATACCAGCTCACTGCCGAACTGAAGCTCAACCTGGAACAGCTGCAGAGAATCTTTGCCAAATGCAGCGATGTCGTCCACCGCGATTTTTACCTCGGCCAGGCTATTAAAGCAGCCATTTTTTATATCGACGGCCTGGCCGACAAAAAGCTCATTGAAGATACCCTGATGCGCACCCTGCAGCAGGCCCCCCCGCAGCTGGCCCGGGACCTGGCAGACAAAACCCGGGAACTGGCCGCGGTGATGGAAACCGTCATGCCCATGACGGATGTGGCCGTGGTCGATAACATGGGGGCCGTGGTTAAACACGTCCTGGACGGGGATACGGTCCTGCTCCTGGATGGGTATAATAAAGGCGTGGCCTTAAGCACCCGTTCCTGGGAACACCGTGCTATTGATGAGCCTATTACCGAGAGCGTGGTCCGGGGCCCGCGGGAAAGCTTCATTGAGAGCTTACGCACTAATACCGCCCTCCTCCGGCGCAGGTTGAAAACTCCGTCCCTCAAAATGGAACTTGTTTGCCTGGGCCGCTATACCATGACTAATATCGTCATCACCTATATTGAAGACCTGGCCGACCCGGCCGTAGTCCGGGAAGTGCGCCAGCGGCTGGAGCGGATTCAAATTGATGGTATCCTGGAAAGCGCCTACATTGAGGAACTTATAGAAGATAACCCCTCCTCCCCCTTCCCCCAGATCGACCATACGGAGCGGCCGGACAAGGTGGTGGCCGCCCTGCTGGAAGGCCGGGTGGGCATTCTGGTGGATAACACCCCCTTTGCCCTCATTGTCCCGACGCTTTTCGTCCAGTTTATCCAGTCCAGTGAAGACTACTATGAGCGCTATTACCTCTCCAGTTTCTTAAGGCTGGCCCGGTTTGTAGCCCTGAATATAGCCCTCCTCCTGCCGGCGGCCTATGTTGCGGTTAGCACCTTTCACCAGGAAATGCTGCCCACCAACCTCCTGGTCAAGCTGGCTTCCCAGCGGGAAGGGATTCCCTTTCCGGCAGTGGTGGAAGCCATCATGCTGGAATTAACCTTTGAACTCCTGCGGGAAGCCGGGGTGCGCCTGCCCCGGCCGGTAGGCCAGGCATTGAGCATCGTCGGCGCCCTGGTGATTGGAGAAGCGGCCGTCAGCGCCGGGCTGGTTTCGCCGTCAATGGTCATCGTCGTGGCCCTGACGGGCATCAGCTCCTTTGCCATCCCTTCCTTTGCCATGGCCATTACCCTGCGCCTGCTGCGCTTCATCATGCTCATCCTGGCCGGCACCCTGGGTTTCTACGGCATCATGCTGGGCCTGCTGGCCATCCTGGTGCACCTGAACACCCTGCGCTCCTTCGGGGTGCCCTACCTGGCTCCTGTCACTCCCTGGAATTTCAGCGATTTTAAAGACGTCCTGGTCCGGGTACCCCGCTGGGCCATGAACTCCCGGCCCAGCCAGATCGGCTACCGCGACCCGGTACGCCAGGGAGCCGGGCTAAAGCCAACCCCACCGGCCAGCTCCAATCCCCCGCCGGGGGAGGGACGGTCCTGA